From the Corticium candelabrum chromosome 2, ooCorCand1.1, whole genome shotgun sequence genome, one window contains:
- the LOC134198507 gene encoding uncharacterized protein LOC134198507 → MYVYAYRFRYAYGSCWKHDQYEEVAVGLSKKLHFNNSMNDNLIANGLIYEEDAIKIRKILSETQWQEWRTEWLLTDILPKTDNLGYLKFCCLLRTKFQLPEIANRLCKKCEEYFSGKCIVRSEKIKLFVGSSCLPLLETIMMQDLDKNMFLDTKFVHNINVVFTSSIVCIDNKIFVSMLLNIHEGYIDEELFQRKFAAGLGRHISETELTVYDVDGMRSTSMLIRLSSLSGLELWKVIDDEKLRDKFGVMIAEAMSSNLKRIVSIQVAISDMSSYLIEVIPTGTFSMKSDSNDGNLVAYETMLTVMKLIDDYTSIRRLWTGLISLIMFLLREIFILIALFMACIFLYLLWIQTKGIRIRFSRSPGYYQKGQVDIRSVSVLANKIFRRKDLKYDPKRCLVGRGGFADVYKAVLHGNMTVAFKKPNIGGSRFTDREMKDLKKESSILLAIPSHKHIVKIIGICIDSRHFGIILEYIHGGDLSRLLSSRTSDSYLDEWRNKLDMTCQIANGMKHLHGLHPPVIHRDLKPLNILVQKSSQYTCKISDFGLAKIQDTTTSTASNNSGSNTHAAGSLGYIAPERYGSLRLDMRALAKADIYSFGVILFQFRERIPPFGEENDADVIAVNVKNGLPFKVPIQHCPHGYDELTRNCCSMNRKHRPPFSEILSKLQKMLRRHLFALISSQDCP, encoded by the exons ATGTATG TTTATGCCTACAGATTTCGTTATGCGTATGGAAGTTGCTGGAAACATGATCAATACGAAGAAGTAGCAGTAGGACTGTCCAAGAAACTTCACTTCAACAATTCAATGAACGACAATTTAATTGCTAACGGTCTCATTTACGAAGAGGATGCCATCAAAATTCGTAAAATTTTGAGTGAGACACAATGGCAAGAATGGCGTACCGAGTGGTTGTTGACGGACATTCTACCAAAGACTGACAATTTGGGATACTTAAaattttgctgtttgctgCGTACAAAGTTTCAACTGCCTGAAATTGCAAACAGGCTTTGCAAGAAATGCGAGGAATACTTTTCAGGGAAATGCATCGTTAGATCtgaaaaaatcaaactttTTGTTGGCTCGTCTTGCCTGCCGTTGTTAGAGACAATCATGATGCAAGACCTCGATAAAAATATGTTTCTTGATACTAAATTCGTGCACAATATCAACGTGGTATTTACATCGTCGATTGTTTGCATCGATAACAAGATATTTGTATCGATGTTGCTAAATATTCACGAAGGATACATCGACGAAGAACTTTTTCAAAGAAAATTTGCGGCTGGGCTAGGGCGCCATATATCGGAAACAGAGCTAACTGTCTACGACGTTGACGGTATGAGGAGCACATCGATGTTGATACGACTGTCAAGTCTATCTGGCTTAGAGCTATGGAAAGTCATCGATGACGAAAAGCTTAGAGACAAATTTGGTGTAATGATAGCAGAGGCAATGAGCTCGAACTTAAAGAGGATTGTATCTATTCAAGTGGCAATAAGTGATATGTCTTCTTATCTGATCGAAGTTATTCCGACTGGAACATTCTCTATGAAATCAGATAGTAACGATGGTAATCTTG TAGCATACGAGACAATGCTGACTGTGATGAAGTTGATAGATGATTACACATCTATTAGACGTTTATGGACAG GATTGATCTCGTTAATTATGTTCTTATTGCGTGAAATTTTCATTTTAATCGCCCTTTTTATGGCTTGCATTTTTCTATATCTTTTGTGGATCCAGACAAAGGGCATACGGATTCGGTTTTCCAGGTCCCCTGGATACTACCAGAAAG GACAAGTGGATATTCGTAGCGTCAGCGTCCTTGCCAACAAAATCTTTCGACGAAAAGATTTAAAGTATGATCCAAAACGTTGCTTAGTCGGTAGAGGAGGGTTCGCTGATGTATACAAAGCAGTCTTACATGGTAACATGACTGTtgcatttaagaaaccaaacaTTGGCGGATCTCGTTTTACTGACAG AGAGATGAAAGACTTGAAAAAAGAATCGTCTATTTTGCTGGCCATTCCTTCTCACAAGCATATTGTTAAGATCATTGGAATCTGCATCGATTCTCGTCACTTTGGTATCATTTTAGAGTATATTCATGGCGGGGATCTCTCCAGGCTGCTTTCTTCTCGCACATCTGATTCTTACCTGGACGAATGGAGGAACAAACTGGATATGACTTGTCAGATAGCTAACGGCATGAAACATCTTCATGGTCTTCACCCTCCAGTCATTCATCGTGATCTTAAACCACTTAACATATTAGTGCAGAAGTCATCTCAATACACTTGCAAG ATTTCTGATTTTGGTTTGGCAAAGATACAAGATACAACAACTTCTACTGCCAGCAACAACAGTGGAAGTAATACACATGCAGCTGGATCTTTAGGATACATTGCGCCAGAACGATACGGATCTCTTCGCTTGGATATGAGAGCATTGGCTAAGGCAGACATCTACAG ttttggtgtcattctATTTCAATTCAGAGAGCGCATCCCACCATTTGGAG AAGAGAACGATGCTGATGTGATTGCAGTAAACGTGAAGAACGGGTTACCTTTCAAGGTTCCTATCCAACATTGTCCACATGGATATGACGAGTTGACAAGAAACTGTTGTTCAATGAACAGAAAACATCGACCACCGTTCTCTG AAATTTTGTCTAAACTACAGAAAATGCTACGCAGGCACCTTTTTGCCTTGATTTCTTCCCAAGACTGCCCTTGA
- the LOC134198495 gene encoding uncharacterized protein LOC134198495 produces the protein MDVSDGSRSRGDPGLVTGRRTRKQKEITDCVLTETTGQRLTDYFTNDQDPLDDVARTKIHLRRKLFLPVIDQMLQELESRFSNDGRSLMKSIQACSPQSRNFLQADAINALVVHYDINREEIGYETHQARKFLNASMCEMKSIADVIRVLTPVKAAFPHLISALQIALTVGVTSASCERTFSSLKRLKTYTRQSMLQSRMNSLAILTIEKDVVETLDLERVVTKFASLEFGRCRRLSLVSKSTKF, from the coding sequence ATGGATGTTTCTGATGGATCACGCAGTCGTGGTGATCCTGGACTTGTTACCGGTCGTCGCACTCGGAAACAAAAGGAAATTACTGATTGCGTTTTAACAGAGACTACTGGGCAGCGATTAACTGATTATTTCACCAACGATCAAGATCCCCTGGATGACGTGGCAAGAACGAAAATTCATTTACGACGAAAGCTTTTCTTACCGGTGATAGACCAAATGCTGCAGGAACTGGAATCAAGATTCAGCAACGATGGACGATCCCTTATGAAGTCAATTCAGGCTTGTAGTCCACAGTCCCGAAACTTCCTTCAAGCAGACGCCATTAATGCCTTAGTGGTACATTACGACATAAACCGTGAGGAAATTGGTTATGAAACTCATCAGGCAAGAAAATTTCTTAATGCATCTATGTGTGAAATGAAGTCTATCGCCGACGTCATTAGAGTTCTTACGCCGGTCAAAGCAGCTTTTCCGCATCTTATATCTGCCTTGCAGATAGCGTTGACTGTTGGGGTGACATCTGCCTCATGTGAGAGAACTTTCTCTAGTTTGAAGAGGCTGAAGACTTACACGAGACAATCGATGCTGCAAAGCCGAATGAACAGTCTAGCGATTTTGACCATAGAGAAAGATGTAGTTGAAACGTTAGATTTAGAGAGGGTAGTTACGAAATTTGCAAGTTTAGAATTTGGAAGATGCCGAAGATTAAGTCTAGTTAGCAAAAGCACAAAATTTTAG